The Peromyscus maniculatus bairdii isolate BWxNUB_F1_BW_parent chromosome 3, HU_Pman_BW_mat_3.1, whole genome shotgun sequence genome segment GTTTAAAAAATCGTGGTAAGAGCCCAGTGATGACAGTGCACCAGTCCTGGGGACCCCTGCGTCCGCCCCCAGTACGGGCCTGGGCCTATGCTACTGCAGGCACTCGCTGCCCAAGTATCTTCGCTGTCAGCGTCCCCTCCTCCTTCGGCATCTGCTCTGCATTAGTCTATCCCAGGCCTCCGCAGGCGCCGATGATTAAATCATCATCATTAACCAGGGCctattcccccccacccccggcagcagggagagagtggGGGGTAAGAGTGCCACGTTCCCGGAgggtctctccctccccaccccgcccAAGGCACCCTCTCCGAGACTTCGCGAAGCCGGGAGAAACTCCCGCGGCGGAGCGGAGAAGGCGGCCCGCCACCCGGACGCAGATCCGCAGCGCGGACGCCGCAGCCGAGCAGGGTCGCGCTGCACGGTGAGGACCCGGGGTCTGGGGCGAGGTCGCGTCCCAGGACGCCCACTCTCCGGGGCAGCAGCGGGCGGCGATCGGCCGGCCTCGGAGGGCGCAGGCTATCCATCACAAGCTCCTGAAGTTGGTCCAGAGGTCCGGCGCGTGCCGTCGGAAGGACGCCCGTGGGGGGCGTGCGATCCCGGGACCCTGCTCCACGGCCCCCCACTCCCTAATGAccgcggggagggggggggccaGCGGGCTCAGGTGAGCACaccgggagagagagagaggggggtgagGGCGGGGTGTGCCGGAAGACTAGCCAATCCGGAGAGTTTGAGGCCCTCGTTGCTATGAGACAAGTCCCGCCCCGCAGGCGGTACCGGAAGTGGCGGGCTGGGATCAGCCTTTAAGATGGCGTCTCCTCAGGGGGGCCAGATTGCGATCGCGATGAGGCTTCGGAACCAGCTCCAGTCAGTGTACAAGATGGACCCGCTACGGAACGAGGTGCAGGGGCGGCGGGTTGACTTCTGGGGTCCGGTAGCGGTGCGAACCCGAGCGGGCGAGAGGACGGGCGGTGGCGGGACGGGCGCCCAGTGCGCCTGCGCAGCCTGTGGGGGTGCGCGGTACGCACGCGCGATACCGACCGGGTTGCCAAACGCTGGACCAGGACGCTTGCGCGTTGTGTCATTGCCGGCGTTTGGTCTCCCTGGGGAAAGGAGGGTCGGGCGAGCCCTGGAGAAGAGAGCACCCGCTGTGCGCGGAGCCCCCTGCTGGGCGGAGGGGGAgctcctctccccccacccctacccccacccccacctcctcggGCCGAGTCCCAGTGACAGGAACCGCTCCGGAGCTGGGAAGTGCAGAGGTGACGTGGGCAGGGCGTGCGGGAGGCGAGTGAGGAGTGACCGAGGAGGGTGTGTCCACAGGAGGAGGTCCGAGTGAAGATCAAAGACCTGAACGAACACATCGTTTGCTGCCTGTGCGCCGGCTACTTCGTGGATGCCACCACCATCACAGAGTGTCTCCACACCTGTGAGTGTCCCGGCTCCCGCCCTGTCCTTCACCACGCCACCGCCTGCAAGCCTCTTTTGTGCGGTCTGCCCCACTCCGCACCCGCCCTGTGTGTCGGGTTCCCCAAAGGGGCTGAGCGGCCGCGTTTCTCCTCTTGCAGTCTGCAAAAGTTGTATCGTGAAGTACCTGCAGACCAGCAAGTACTGCCCCATGTGCAACATCAAGATCCACGAGACGCAGCCGCTGCTCAACCTCAAGCTGGATCGGGTCATGCAGGACATAGTGTATAAGCTCGTACCAGGCTTGCAAGACAGTGAGTGGCCACcttgtgtttgggggggggggccctCCTGACGCCGGTGCTGGGTGGCAGCTGGACGCGAACAAACGGTTTTGTTGGGAACCATCTAGATAAAGAGGTCAACAGCCAGGACAAAGAGAATTAATATGGCCGCCCTTCGCCCCTCCCTAGGTGAAGAGAAACGGATTCGGGAATTCTATCAGTCCCGGGGCTTGGACAGAGTCTCCCAGCCCAGTGGGGAAGGTATGTCCTTGGTGGTCATTTGGGGAAAGGGGCGGGGGGTGTCAAGTAACGTCTTCAGGGCATTTCTTCTGCCCAGTTTTGCTCTCTGGGGAAGAGGGTTCGGAACCTGTCCCAGCCTCCTCGGTGTCTACTTTTTCTCAGAGCCGGCCCTGAGCAACCTTGGCCTCCCTTTCAGCAGCTTTGACCACTCCAAAGCCCACTACTACCGCTATGACGAGCAGCTGAGCCTCTGCCTGGAGCGGCTGAGGTGAGGGGCGGGTCAGAGGTTGCATGAAGTGATAGTGCTGGTGACCCAGAGTCAGCTGAGGGGCGAGGGAGTGTCTGTCCCCTTGATGGAAATGGACTATGGATCTaggtgggagagagggaaaaacGGGATCCTCTAACTTGTTTCTGTTTCCATCCAGTTCTGGCAAAGACAAGAATAAAAATGTCCTTCAGGTGAGAGGGGCTGAGGTGGGGAGGCCTCTTTGAAAGAGAAGTACCAGCAACCCTGTCCTCACACACCTGTCCTCTTCCCCCCTTCCCTGCTCCTAGAACAAATATGTCCGGTGCTCTGTTAGAGCTGAGGTTCGCCATCTCCGAAGGGTTCTGTGTCACCGCCTAATGCTAAATCCACAACATGTGAGTAGACCCACTGTGGTATTTCTGTGAGTAGACAAACTGTGGTATTTATGTGAGTGAGTAGACCCACTGTGGTATTTATGTGAGTAGACCCACTGTGTTATTTGGAGAACAAGATGTTGAAAGGGGAGGGAC includes the following:
- the Pcgf1 gene encoding polycomb group RING finger protein 1; the protein is MASPQGGQIAIAMRLRNQLQSVYKMDPLRNEEEVRVKIKDLNEHIVCCLCAGYFVDATTITECLHTFCKSCIVKYLQTSKYCPMCNIKIHETQPLLNLKLDRVMQDIVYKLVPGLQDSEEKRIREFYQSRGLDRVSQPSGEEPALSNLGLPFSSFDHSKAHYYRYDEQLSLCLERLSSGKDKNKNVLQNKYVRCSVRAEVRHLRRVLCHRLMLNPQHVQLLFDNEVLPDHMTMKQLWLSRWFGKPSPLLLQYSVKEKRR